The Sinorhizobium fredii USDA 257 region GCGCTCGGGGTCTCTCGGCCGAGCCAGGTTTTATTCCAACCAGCCTTCAGGGCCGTATGCGGAGAGGGAGGCTTGTGTCACGAAAAACCCGGCGATCTATAAGTCCAGCGTGCCTTCGATCCTCCTGGAGCACTTCGAAAAGAGAACTCATTTCCCCAAGAGCGATGGTTTGAGACATGGCGATGTCTAGCGCCGCATCTCGCCATGGGGTTCGTTTCAAGGCGTCCATCAGTGCATTCCCTTTGATGTTGCTGCTCAGGCTTCACTCATCGATGTCGGACGCGGCGCAATTGGCGCTTCCGGCATCCTCCTGCACCAGCTCGTTTGCAAACTGAAGCTGACGCGATTGCCTCAACAGACTCGAACCCAGCTCTGCGGCTGCGGCGATATCGCCGAAGAGCAGGCCGGCTTCATCGATCATGCCGTCGTCCAGCGGCGACGGCTCTTTCGGGTCGAAATCACCAAGCAGCACGAGCAGCGCCTCAATCCTTCGCCGCTGCTCATCGGCAGCGGCCAGCAGACGCTGGACGATCCGGTCGCGTTCAAGCCTTTCCAGGTCGCGCAGCGCCCCGTCCACCCGGTCGCGGCATTCGCAATCGATGGCGCTACTTAGAACCGCGCCACGCATGCGCCCGACTGCGCGGCTAATTTCCTCATTTGCTTGTGCGAAAGTCGATGCGATTGCCGATGAGGAGTCGTTCGCTCTCATGCGTTTGCTCCGTGTGCAATGTTGCGTGCGCGGGCGATCCAGGCGGCGCCTTCCTGTCCGTGATGAAACCCATTGGAGAACGGCGCGGCGGGATAGATCTGCCGCAGCAGGGCGAGACCGTCTTCAGCATCCACACGGCCCTGCAGGACCTCGTCATAGAGGCGGGCGATCGCCACCATGTCGCAATCCTGCGGCGACAGCCGGAAGCGGCTCACCCCGGAACCGACGAGGCCCGACAGCTCGGCAAGAAGGGCCTGACAGGTGAAGGAAACCGTCTGCACGCCGTTGAGTGCCAGAAAGGATTGTCTGTCGAGCGTTCTCACGGGCAGCCCGTCAGGATCGTCCTTGCAGACGAACTGGCAGTTGTCCTTGATGTGCCCCTTGGCGCGGGCATGGGCGCAGCGAGCCGAAATTGCGAGCGGCATGCGCCCGAAGGCCAACACTTCGAAGTCGACGCCAGGCGTGCGCAAAACGATCTCGTCGATCGAGCTTGCTGGCAGTTCGGGCGGCAAACATATGCTGTTTGCACCCCGCCTCGCGAGCACTCGGGCCGTCGCCGCGTTGTAGACATTGACGAGTGGTCCGATCCAGTGCGGCTCGCCTTCAAGCAAGGCCAGAGCGGAAAGGTCGTTCGCCTCGACGGGGTAGGGGCTGTCGGCGACCAGGCTGCGAACGTACTGGCTCTCGCGCTCGAGCGTCACGAGGGCGAGGGTGGAAAAGACGATGCGTTTTCCCGCCGCCACCAGTCGCTCGATCACCGGCGGGAAATAGGGGTCGGTGAAGTGTAGCCGCTTCGAGCAGACCGTTTCTCCGATGACGACGTGGGTCACCGGGGCCTCGTCGGCCATGCGAAAATAGAAGTCCCGCCATTTCTCGCCCTCCCAGAGGTAGAGAACGGGACCGAGCGTGAGCGTGGGCTTGCCGGCGTTCATGGACAATCTACCTCCAGCGCTTCTCATACGCACCGGACGTCGTCCGCTGCCCCTCGCTCAACAGCCGGAGGCGGGCAAGCAGCGCCCGGCGCTCTTCCGGCCTGGCATCGAGCGCCTTGCGCAGCGTCGAGACCACCTCGGCGACATAGGCCTTGCCGCGCTGCCGGCCTTCGATCTTGAGCGCGCTGACGCCCGCCTCCCGCAGGGCGTCGATCTGGTCCATCACGTCGAGCGAGACGGGATCCTCGAAGGCGTAGCCGCTTGCGTCGGCGATATCGAAGCGGCCCTTGCAGAGCGTCGGATAGCCGGCCGCCTCGTCGCGGGGAAAGCGGTTGATCGTATAAGCGCCGAGCTCCGAGACCAGGTCGCTGCCGTCCTGGCGGTAGCGCACGTGGCTTGCCGGCGAGCAGACGCCGTTCATGTTCGGCGACTTGCCGGTGGCGTAGGATGACAGCGAGCAGCGTCCCTCCGCCATGACGCAGAGGCCGCCGAAGACGAAGACCTCGATCTCGCAGCGGACCTGGCGGGCGAGGCGGGCGATGTCGGAGATCGTCAGCGTGCGCGGCAGCACGACGCGCTTTGCGCCGAAGGCCTCCACCAGGAAATTCACCGCGTCCGGATTGGATGCGGATGCCTGCACCGAAACGTGGAGCCGCTGCTCGGGATAGGTCTCGGCGACGTGGGCCATAAGGCCGAAGTCGGCAAGGATGAGCGCGTCCGCTCCAAGACGGACGGCATCCGCGGCGGCCTGATACCACAGGCTCTCATGTCCGGCACGCATGAAGGTGTTGAGCGCGACGAAGGTCTGCGCGCCTTTCCGCCGGGCATAGGCGATCGTCTCGCCGAGCTCCTCGCGCGAGAAGTTGAGGCCGGGGAAATTGCGCGCGTTAGTCTCGTCGCGGAAGCCGCAATAGACGGCGTCGGCACCGGCATCGACGGCCTCGCGGAAGGCGGCCGGCGTGCCGGCCGGGCAGATCAGTTCCATGCGGCATTCTCCCCGGCAAGGGCGCGGCGGCGGATTGCTTCCGCAGTGCGGCTGACGAGCGGCGCGAGCGGCCCGGCGGTAGCCCCGAGGTCGCGCGGCAGGTCGATCTCGCAGCCGTCGAGCGCATTGCGGAGCGCCAGAATCGCCTCCATGTCTCCGACGACGGTGAGCGCCCGCGAGAAGAACAGGGCGTCCGCGTCGCAACGGCCCTCGAGAAGCGCCAGGAGCAGGAACAGGGGGCCCTCCACGACAGCATCTGCGGCACAATCGGCCGGCTTGCGCATTACCGACACCGCCGCGCGTGACGGTTCAACCAGGAAGACGAGCGGCAGGTCGACCGGGCGGAAGGCATAGCGCTTCGCCTTGTGCTCTCCGAGGCGATCGAAGAGAGCCGGATGCCGCTTGAGCAGGCTTTTTAACATGAGCTTCACCGCCCCCTCGATCAGAGGGATCGGCACGACGGCAAGCGGTGCGGCCAGCGGACGCGGGAATTCCATCTCTTTCGCCTTTTGCAAATGACGACTCGGCGGCTTCGGTGGGGACCCTAGCGGCAAGCTCCGCGGAGCAATTTGCGCTGGAGCAAAGACAGGAGGGTTTTCGCAGGCGAGACACCGCGCATGTATCGCAGGGATCAAGCCACCCGCCGCTTTTCAGGCCTCCAGGACTTCGCCGCCATGCTCGAGCGGCGCGGCCGCTTGCGCCGCATCTCGCGTCCCGTTTCGCTCGTGCATGAGGTTACCGAGATCCACCGGCGCGTCCTCCACGCGGGCGGGCCAGCGCTGCTGTTCGAGAAGCCGGTCGACGCCTCCGGCCGCGTATGCGACATTCCGCTGCTCGCCAATCTCTTCGGCACGCAAGAGAGGATAGAGTGGGGTTTCGGGCTTCCCGCTGGCGGTCTTCCGGTCCTGGCGGAAATGCTGGCGGAGCTGCGCGAACCGAGATCGCCGCAATCGCTGTCGGATGCCTGGGGCAAGCTGCCGCTACTGAAGGCAGCACTCGCGATGCGGCCGCGAAGCGTCGCGCGGCCGCCGGTGCAGGAGTCGGTCTGGCGGGGCGCAGAGGCCGACCTTTCGAGGCTGCCGATCCAATGGTGCTGGCCGGGCGAGCCGGCTCCTCTCGTGACATGGCCGCTCGTGATCACCCGTGCGCCGGACGATCCGAGCGATATCAATGTTGGCATCTATCGCATGCAGGTGCTCGGGCCAAACCGGCTCATTCTGCGCTGGCTGGCGCATCGCGGCGGCGCTCGGCACCATCGGATGTGGCAGCAGCGCGGCGAAGACATGCCGGTGGCGGTCGCGATCGGCGCCGATCCGGCAACGATCCTCGCCGCGGTGATGCCGTTGCCGGAAGGCATGAGCGAGCTTGCCTTTGCCGGACTGTTGAAGGCGGAGCGGCCGCAGGTCGCGCCGGCGATCACCGTGCCGCTGACGGTCCCGGCCACGGCCGAGATCGTTCTCGAGGGCGCCGTTTCGCCTGACGAGACCGCCGAGGAGGGGCCCTATGGCGATCACACGGGGTACTACAACTCCGTCGAACGTTTTCCGGTGATGACGCTCTCGGCGATCACCATGCGACGCAAGCCCTACTATCTCTCAACCTTCACCGGCCGCCCGCCCGACGAGCCGTCGAAGCTAGGGGAGGCGATGATGGAGCTTTTCCTGCCGCTCGTGAAGCGGCAATTCCCGGAGATCATCGATCTCTACCTGCCGCCGGAGGCCTGCTCGTATCGTGCGATGGTCGTCTCTATCGACAAGCGTTACCCCGGTCAGGCGAAACGAATCATGATGGGGCTTTGGTCGATGCTGCCGCAGTTCAGCTACACCAAGCTGATCATCGCCGTTGACCCGGACATCGACGTCAGGAACTGGGACGATGTCATCTGGGCGCTATCGACCCGGTTCGACGCCAGCCGGGACGTGACCATCCTCAACGACACGCCAATTGACTACCTGGATTTCGCGTCTCCAAAGCCAGGGCTTGGCGGCAAGCTCGGGCTCGACGCAACGCGAAAACTCGAGCCGGAGACGACCCGCGAATGGGGACGCGTGCTTGCGATGCCGGCGGAAGTTATCGGGAAGGTCGATCAACTTTGGGCGGAACTTGGCCTAGGAGCAACGCCATGAGCAAGGAACGGGTCGTGGTCGGCGTCTCGGGGGCATCGGGTGCGGCGCTGGCGCTCAGGGTCGTCGAGCGACTCGCGGAGATCCCTTCGGTCGAGACGCATCTCATCGTCTCGGATGCCGGAAAGCGAACGCTGCTCCACGAGGTCGGCCCGCATGCGCTGCATCAATT contains the following coding sequences:
- the ubiV gene encoding ubiquinone anaerobic biosynthesis protein UbiV encodes the protein MSMNAGKPTLTLGPVLYLWEGEKWRDFYFRMADEAPVTHVVIGETVCSKRLHFTDPYFPPVIERLVAAGKRIVFSTLALVTLERESQYVRSLVADSPYPVEANDLSALALLEGEPHWIGPLVNVYNAATARVLARRGANSICLPPELPASSIDEIVLRTPGVDFEVLAFGRMPLAISARCAHARAKGHIKDNCQFVCKDDPDGLPVRTLDRQSFLALNGVQTVSFTCQALLAELSGLVGSGVSRFRLSPQDCDMVAIARLYDEVLQGRVDAEDGLALLRQIYPAAPFSNGFHHGQEGAAWIARARNIAHGANA
- the ubiU gene encoding ubiquinone anaerobic biosynthesis protein UbiU, which produces MELICPAGTPAAFREAVDAGADAVYCGFRDETNARNFPGLNFSREELGETIAYARRKGAQTFVALNTFMRAGHESLWYQAAADAVRLGADALILADFGLMAHVAETYPEQRLHVSVQASASNPDAVNFLVEAFGAKRVVLPRTLTISDIARLARQVRCEIEVFVFGGLCVMAEGRCSLSSYATGKSPNMNGVCSPASHVRYRQDGSDLVSELGAYTINRFPRDEAAGYPTLCKGRFDIADASGYAFEDPVSLDVMDQIDALREAGVSALKIEGRQRGKAYVAEVVSTLRKALDARPEERRALLARLRLLSEGQRTTSGAYEKRWR
- the ubiT gene encoding ubiquinone anaerobic biosynthesis accessory factor UbiT; this translates as MEFPRPLAAPLAVVPIPLIEGAVKLMLKSLLKRHPALFDRLGEHKAKRYAFRPVDLPLVFLVEPSRAAVSVMRKPADCAADAVVEGPLFLLLALLEGRCDADALFFSRALTVVGDMEAILALRNALDGCEIDLPRDLGATAGPLAPLVSRTAEAIRRRALAGENAAWN
- a CDS encoding UbiD family decarboxylase, translated to MYRRDQATRRFSGLQDFAAMLERRGRLRRISRPVSLVHEVTEIHRRVLHAGGPALLFEKPVDASGRVCDIPLLANLFGTQERIEWGFGLPAGGLPVLAEMLAELREPRSPQSLSDAWGKLPLLKAALAMRPRSVARPPVQESVWRGAEADLSRLPIQWCWPGEPAPLVTWPLVITRAPDDPSDINVGIYRMQVLGPNRLILRWLAHRGGARHHRMWQQRGEDMPVAVAIGADPATILAAVMPLPEGMSELAFAGLLKAERPQVAPAITVPLTVPATAEIVLEGAVSPDETAEEGPYGDHTGYYNSVERFPVMTLSAITMRRKPYYLSTFTGRPPDEPSKLGEAMMELFLPLVKRQFPEIIDLYLPPEACSYRAMVVSIDKRYPGQAKRIMMGLWSMLPQFSYTKLIIAVDPDIDVRNWDDVIWALSTRFDASRDVTILNDTPIDYLDFASPKPGLGGKLGLDATRKLEPETTREWGRVLAMPAEVIGKVDQLWAELGLGATP